In Patescibacteria group bacterium, a single window of DNA contains:
- the atpD gene encoding F0F1 ATP synthase subunit beta — protein sequence MSEKKNIGIIKQVIGVVVDVYFAEKLPEIYHVLEVNNNGKRLVLEVAQHTGSNLVRTIAMGTTDGIKRGDEAIDTGEMISVPVGKETLGRIFNVLGEVVDGGKEVKTEKKYPIHRAAPKFIDQSIKTEILETGIKVIDLICPIVKGGKVGMFGGAGVGKTVIIQELIHNIASEHGGYSVFAGVGERTREGNDLYNEFKESGVIDKVSMVFGQMNEPPGSRARVALSGLSIAEYFRDEQNQDVLFFVDNIFRFTQAGSEVSALLGRMPSAVGYQPTLATEMGELQERIASTKNGSITSIQAVYVPADDLTDPAPATTFTHLDSTVVLSRSLSELGIYPAVDPLDSSSIILDPKIVGAQHYEVARGVQKILQRYRDLQDIIAILGMEELSNEDKLIVSRARKVQRFLSQPCFVAETFTGHPGKYVKLADTIRSFKEILDGKHDDKGEGDFYMKGSIDDVIASIKK from the coding sequence ATGTCTGAAAAGAAAAACATTGGAATAATCAAACAAGTCATCGGCGTAGTCGTTGATGTCTATTTTGCTGAAAAACTTCCGGAAATTTACCATGTTTTGGAAGTAAATAATAACGGAAAACGGTTGGTTTTGGAAGTTGCCCAGCATACAGGATCTAATTTGGTCAGAACTATTGCCATGGGAACTACCGATGGTATAAAAAGAGGCGATGAAGCCATTGATACCGGAGAGATGATCAGCGTTCCGGTCGGCAAAGAAACTTTGGGCAGAATTTTTAATGTTTTGGGTGAAGTGGTGGATGGCGGCAAAGAAGTTAAAACTGAAAAAAAATATCCGATTCATCGCGCGGCTCCGAAATTTATTGATCAATCCATTAAAACTGAAATTTTGGAAACCGGAATTAAAGTTATTGATTTGATTTGTCCGATTGTCAAAGGCGGAAAAGTCGGAATGTTTGGCGGAGCAGGCGTGGGTAAAACGGTTATTATTCAAGAGTTGATTCATAATATTGCTTCTGAACATGGCGGTTATTCTGTTTTTGCCGGCGTCGGCGAACGTACGCGCGAAGGCAATGATTTGTATAATGAATTTAAAGAAAGCGGCGTTATTGATAAAGTTTCAATGGTTTTTGGCCAAATGAATGAACCGCCCGGATCTCGCGCTCGCGTGGCTTTATCCGGTCTTTCCATTGCGGAATATTTCCGCGACGAACAAAATCAAGACGTGTTATTTTTTGTTGATAATATTTTTCGTTTCACTCAAGCCGGTTCTGAAGTATCAGCTTTATTGGGTCGTATGCCAAGCGCGGTCGGTTATCAGCCGACTTTGGCGACTGAAATGGGAGAACTTCAAGAAAGAATCGCTTCCACAAAAAATGGTTCAATCACTTCAATTCAAGCGGTTTACGTACCGGCCGACGATTTAACCGATCCGGCTCCGGCTACTACTTTTACGCATCTTGATTCAACTGTGGTCTTGTCCCGTTCTTTATCGGAATTGGGAATTTATCCGGCCGTGGATCCTCTTGATTCTTCTTCAATTATTTTGGATCCGAAAATTGTCGGAGCGCAGCATTATGAAGTCGCCCGCGGCGTACAGAAAATTTTACAGCGCTATCGCGATTTGCAGGATATCATCGCCATTTTGGGTATGGAAGAATTGTCCAATGAAGATAAATTAATAGTTTCTCGAGCCAGAAAAGTTCAGAGATTTTTATCTCAGCCTTGTTTCGTGGCTGAAACTTTCACCGGCCATCCTGGCAAATATGTCAAATTAGCCGATACAATCAGAAGCTTTAAAGAAATTCTAGACGGCAAACATGACGATAAAGGTGAAGGTGATTTTTATATGAAAGGCAGCATTGATGACGTTATCGCCAGTATTAAAAAATAA
- the atpA gene encoding F0F1 ATP synthase subunit alpha — protein MSNTKDFIIEQLKSRISGYQAEAKEQTVGRVLKISDGIALISGLSDAMMSEILIFKSNGQEIVGVALNLEENLVGAIILGEFAVIKEGDEVVCTKRILEVPVGPNLVGRVVDPLGAPLDGKGKIEAAKFYPVEKIAPGVITRAKVKDPVQTGIKAIDAMIPIGRGQRELIIGDRQIGKTAIAIDAIINQKGQNMKCIYVAIGQKESKIANIVAKLEEAGAMSYTTIVLAGASNSASLLYIAPYAGCAMAEYFLDQGEDVLIIYDDLSKHAVAYREISLLLRRPPGREAYPGDVFYLHSRLLERSCKLNADFGGGSITALPIIETQAGDVSAYIPTNVISITDGQIYLEPDLFYQGQRPSVNAGLSVSRVGSTAQIKAMKKVAGKMRLEAAQYRELAAFAQFGSDLDTDTKNKLERGKRLYEIFKQDQYLPVHVAKQVLIYYALINGYVDNVPVEKTREFEQGLMKYADLNNQVLNLIEEKKELTEEVEVKIKKLIDDYKATLDYLTK, from the coding sequence ATGTCAAATACGAAAGATTTCATCATTGAACAGCTTAAAAGCCGAATTTCCGGTTATCAAGCTGAAGCCAAAGAACAGACGGTCGGTCGAGTTTTAAAAATTTCCGACGGTATTGCTTTGATTTCAGGATTGTCCGATGCCATGATGTCTGAAATTTTAATTTTTAAATCCAACGGACAAGAAATTGTCGGCGTGGCTTTAAACTTGGAAGAAAATTTGGTCGGAGCTATTATCTTGGGTGAATTTGCAGTTATTAAAGAAGGTGATGAAGTGGTTTGCACCAAAAGAATTTTGGAAGTTCCGGTTGGTCCGAATTTAGTCGGACGCGTAGTTGATCCATTGGGCGCTCCGCTTGACGGAAAAGGAAAAATTGAAGCGGCTAAATTTTATCCGGTTGAAAAAATCGCCCCGGGTGTTATTACCCGCGCCAAGGTTAAAGATCCTGTTCAAACCGGTATTAAAGCCATTGATGCCATGATTCCAATCGGCCGCGGTCAGAGAGAATTGATTATCGGCGATCGCCAAATCGGAAAAACAGCCATTGCGATTGATGCTATTATCAATCAAAAAGGCCAGAATATGAAATGTATTTATGTGGCCATTGGACAAAAAGAATCAAAAATAGCCAATATCGTTGCTAAGTTGGAAGAAGCCGGAGCCATGAGTTATACGACCATTGTTTTGGCCGGTGCTTCAAATTCAGCTTCATTATTATATATTGCTCCTTATGCCGGTTGCGCCATGGCTGAATATTTTTTAGATCAAGGCGAAGATGTCTTGATTATTTATGATGATTTATCCAAACACGCGGTCGCTTATCGTGAAATTTCTTTATTATTGCGCAGACCGCCGGGACGCGAAGCTTATCCGGGTGATGTATTTTATCTTCATTCCAGATTATTGGAACGTTCCTGCAAATTAAATGCTGATTTTGGCGGCGGTTCCATTACCGCTTTGCCGATTATTGAAACTCAAGCCGGCGATGTTTCGGCTTATATTCCAACCAATGTTATTTCCATTACTGACGGCCAAATTTATTTGGAACCTGATTTATTTTATCAGGGCCAGCGTCCGTCCGTAAATGCCGGTTTGTCAGTTTCTCGCGTCGGTTCAACAGCTCAAATTAAAGCCATGAAAAAAGTAGCCGGAAAAATGCGTTTGGAAGCCGCTCAATATCGCGAACTGGCCGCGTTTGCCCAATTCGGTTCTGACCTGGATACTGATACTAAAAATAAATTGGAAAGAGGCAAGAGATTGTATGAAATTTTCAAACAAGATCAATATTTGCCCGTTCATGTCGCCAAACAAGTTCTGATTTATTATGCTTTGATTAACGGCTATGTTGATAATGTTCCGGTGGAAAAAACCAGAGAATTTGAACAAGGACTGATGAAATACGCAGATTTGAATAATCAAGTTTTGAATTTAATTGAAGAAAAAAAAGAATTAACCGAAGAAGTGGAGGTTAAAATAAAAAAATTAATTGACGATTATAAAGCCACTCTGGATTATTTGACTAAGTAA
- a CDS encoding methionine adenosyltransferase domain-containing protein: protein MMQKIKTAESVAIGHPDKICDQISDAILDACLKVDPNSRVAIETMGGHGCVYVMGEITSHANPNYVLIAKKVYKDCGYKDKVKVFVNVAKQSPQIKAGVDIGGAGDQGIMVGYACDETKEMIPSEVLMSRQLTKAMGARDGKSQVTLNGKKIEKIITSVCGENYPKKLIDLLTKWGIKNNDKRWLKNPAGKWTFGGFKADTGLTGRKLIVDNYGPNISIGGGSFSGKDATKVDRSAAYMARKVAVDLLKKYKAQEVFVKLAYAIGVAKPVMATAELNFKNKPTKFISHIEGYNLTPAEIIKYLDLQKPIFRETAKYGHFGNGFKWDI from the coding sequence ATGATGCAAAAAATTAAAACAGCCGAGAGCGTCGCCATCGGCCATCCGGATAAAATCTGTGATCAAATCAGCGACGCAATTTTAGACGCATGTTTAAAAGTTGACCCTAATTCGCGCGTGGCGATAGAAACCATGGGTGGACATGGTTGTGTTTATGTAATGGGCGAAATAACCAGTCATGCCAATCCGAATTACGTTTTAATCGCGAAAAAAGTTTATAAAGATTGCGGATACAAAGACAAAGTTAAAGTTTTTGTTAATGTGGCAAAACAATCGCCGCAAATAAAAGCCGGAGTTGATATTGGTGGCGCGGGTGATCAGGGAATAATGGTCGGTTACGCCTGCGATGAAACAAAAGAAATGATTCCTTCGGAAGTTTTAATGTCTCGTCAATTGACAAAAGCAATGGGCGCGCGCGACGGTAAAAGCCAAGTAACGCTCAATGGTAAAAAAATAGAAAAAATTATTACCAGTGTTTGCGGTGAAAATTACCCAAAAAAATTAATTGATTTATTAACAAAATGGGGGATAAAAAACAATGATAAACGTTGGCTTAAAAATCCTGCCGGAAAATGGACGTTTGGCGGATTTAAGGCTGATACCGGATTAACCGGCCGAAAATTAATTGTTGATAATTACGGACCGAATATTTCAATCGGCGGCGGAAGTTTTTCGGGTAAAGACGCCACAAAAGTTGACAGATCGGCCGCCTATATGGCGCGCAAAGTAGCCGTGGACTTGCTTAAAAAATACAAAGCTCAAGAAGTTTTTGTGAAATTGGCTTATGCGATCGGAGTGGCAAAACCGGTTATGGCAACCGCGGAATTGAATTTTAAAAATAAACCGACAAAATTCATATCGCACATTGAAGGATATAATTTAACGCCGGCGGAAATTATCAAATATTTGGATTTGCAAAAACCGATTTTCAGAGAAACCGCCAAATACGGACATTTTGGCAATGGGTTTAAATGGGATATTTAA
- the atpC gene encoding ATP synthase F1 subunit epsilon, producing MPTDKKTIEFEIVTPERVVLKEEVFQATIPTQSGEITILPDHIPLVSILNPGVIELKKPSGENEIISVSGGFVEILKNKIIILADTAELAVELDEQRIEEARKRAEEIKKSKDIDDVQFAEISSKIEKQLARSKAAKRWRNLKNIK from the coding sequence ATGCCAACTGATAAAAAAACAATTGAATTTGAAATTGTTACTCCGGAAAGAGTGGTTTTGAAAGAAGAAGTTTTTCAAGCTACGATTCCGACTCAATCGGGCGAAATTACCATTTTGCCGGATCATATTCCGTTGGTTTCAATTTTGAATCCGGGCGTTATTGAACTCAAAAAACCGAGCGGTGAAAATGAAATTATTTCGGTTTCCGGCGGTTTTGTGGAAATCCTGAAAAATAAAATTATTATTTTGGCCGATACGGCAGAACTGGCCGTTGAACTTGACGAACAAAGGATTGAAGAAGCCAGAAAAAGAGCGGAAGAAATTAAAAAAAGCAAAGACATTGATGATGTTCAATTCGCGGAAATCAGCAGCAAGATTGAAAAACAATTGGCTCGTTCCAAGGCGGCCAAAAGATGGCGCAATTTAAAAAATATTAAATAA
- the atpH gene encoding ATP synthase F1 subunit delta encodes MKISARQYAESLAQSISSKSKPEMAVILDNFAKIMMENRDLNRLNEILSAFSKIWDKNQGELAVEFTGARAISEKTKKEIEEYLKLKTGAQKIVLTEKTDEDILGGLVLRYEDKVINASLKQSLQDLKNEMNK; translated from the coding sequence ATGAAAATTTCCGCTCGACAATATGCCGAGAGTTTGGCTCAATCCATCTCTTCAAAAAGCAAGCCTGAAATGGCGGTGATTTTGGATAATTTCGCCAAAATTATGATGGAAAATCGGGATTTAAATCGATTGAATGAGATTCTGTCTGCTTTTTCCAAAATTTGGGATAAGAATCAGGGAGAATTGGCGGTTGAATTTACCGGCGCTCGAGCTATTTCGGAAAAAACCAAAAAAGAAATTGAAGAATATTTAAAATTGAAAACCGGCGCACAAAAAATAGTTTTAACCGAAAAAACAGATGAAGATATTCTAGGCGGCCTTGTTCTGCGTTATGAAGACAAAGTGATCAATGCTAGCTTGAAACAATCTTTGCAGGATTTAAAAAACGAAATGAATAAATAG
- the cyaB gene encoding class IV adenylate cyclase, whose translation MNSINNPELKQNIPVQEKIKKLPKEIERKFFISSLPENLEDFPHEEVMQGYIALAEDGTEIRLRKRGDKYFQTVKNGAGKIRTELEIEITEEQFNALWITTEGKRLEKIRYKIPYEAGVIELDVYQGNLKGLVTAEMEFKSEKDSDKFIPPQWFGEEATNNEKYKNQYLAIHGLPENKKILQETKEVSNIPEYDLEQGVGKLSSLINEKLSQQTNPVIVEIAGGSASGKTSAVAKKVKELFDDKALIFSMDDYYRGKKFMDKEAEKGNILNWDQPEALNLELLKEHLQKLEQGKSIQKPIYNFKEAESTGTEEVQPNKVVIVEGLFALNESIAPEGDIKAFVDIGTHGRILRRLLRDVERTGQKPIDILKYFSEVVEPMHEKHIQNTKKNADIIIKNEYSPKIEAQKSGLHEIQLKFSAEIDPEFLRKMGAERLGSTTQTDYYYNPKDRNLIETDEVLRIRDEGEYKILTYKGPRIESDFRERPKFEFEIDAETEKKFLSVYGDKIKTIKKERVLYQLGGVIFSVDSVAKIEDGKKINLGKFVEIRSTDKETNEKEIKETISKLGFSLDDSIKKSYFEM comes from the coding sequence ATGAATTCAATAAATAATCCTGAATTAAAACAAAACATTCCTGTTCAAGAAAAAATAAAAAAACTGCCAAAAGAAATAGAGAGAAAATTTTTTATTTCATCTCTTCCTGAAAATTTGGAAGATTTTCCACACGAAGAAGTAATGCAAGGATATATCGCGCTTGCCGAAGACGGAACCGAAATACGACTGAGAAAAAGAGGAGATAAATATTTTCAAACCGTTAAAAACGGCGCGGGCAAGATCAGAACGGAATTGGAAATTGAAATTACCGAAGAACAATTTAACGCGCTCTGGATTACGACCGAAGGCAAAAGATTGGAAAAAATAAGATATAAGATACCTTATGAAGCAGGTGTTATTGAGCTTGATGTTTATCAAGGCAATTTAAAGGGATTGGTCACTGCAGAAATGGAATTTAAATCAGAAAAAGACAGTGATAAATTCATTCCGCCTCAATGGTTTGGCGAAGAAGCGACGAATAATGAAAAATATAAAAATCAATATTTGGCGATTCATGGACTTCCTGAAAATAAAAAAATATTGCAGGAAACAAAAGAGGTCTCAAATATTCCTGAATACGACTTGGAGCAAGGAGTTGGAAAACTTTCTTCTCTGATTAATGAAAAATTATCCCAGCAAACAAATCCGGTTATAGTTGAAATTGCCGGCGGTTCCGCTTCTGGAAAAACAAGCGCGGTGGCAAAAAAAGTTAAAGAACTTTTTGACGACAAGGCGCTGATTTTTTCAATGGATGATTATTATCGCGGCAAAAAATTCATGGATAAAGAAGCTGAAAAAGGAAATATTTTAAATTGGGACCAACCCGAGGCTTTAAACCTTGAATTGCTTAAAGAACATTTGCAAAAATTAGAACAAGGAAAATCAATTCAAAAACCGATTTACAATTTTAAAGAAGCCGAATCAACAGGAACGGAAGAAGTACAACCCAATAAAGTGGTTATCGTTGAAGGATTATTCGCACTTAATGAATCAATAGCGCCGGAAGGCGACATTAAAGCTTTTGTTGATATCGGAACTCATGGCAGAATTTTAAGAAGACTTTTGCGAGATGTGGAAAGAACGGGTCAAAAACCGATTGATATTTTAAAATATTTTTCAGAAGTGGTGGAACCGATGCACGAAAAACATATTCAAAATACCAAGAAAAACGCGGATATTATAATAAAAAACGAATATAGTCCCAAAATAGAAGCGCAAAAATCCGGTTTGCACGAGATTCAATTGAAATTCAGCGCTGAGATTGATCCTGAATTTTTGCGTAAAATGGGCGCGGAACGGCTGGGATCCACTACGCAAACAGATTATTATTATAATCCCAAAGATAGAAATTTAATTGAAACTGACGAAGTTTTAAGAATTCGGGATGAAGGCGAATATAAAATTCTCACTTATAAAGGGCCAAGAATTGAATCTGATTTCAGAGAGAGGCCAAAATTTGAATTTGAAATAGATGCTGAAACGGAGAAAAAATTCTTATCGGTTTATGGAGATAAAATAAAAACAATTAAAAAAGAAAGAGTTTTATATCAACTCGGTGGTGTGATTTTTTCAGTTGATTCAGTCGCGAAAATAGAAGACGGTAAAAAAATAAATTTGGGAAAATTTGTGGAAATCAGGTCAACGGACAAAGAAACAAATGAAAAAGAAATAAAAGAGACCATATCAAAACTGGGATTTTCATTGGACGACAGTATTAAAAAATCTTATTTTGAAATGTAA
- the atpG gene encoding ATP synthase F1 subunit gamma, with product MAKTKEISRRIKSVSNTKKITKAMEMVAASKMRKAVEAVLKTRTYANLSWEMVLRLAKISAGNNEIGHPLLTKKKEIKKAALILISSNRGLCGGFNAAVINRAKESLKKHNLETDIILVGKKGSIMAQQKYNIAAEFPKSDLVLSAAETNPIARMAINDYLSGKYDKVMLVYTDFVSGVKQIPRVKQLLPINIEFQDQYLGMAEKEEKEKKHFQSEEFTYEYTFEPTPTEVLDRIVPRLIEVQLYQALLESNASEHSARMAAMHQATESASDMVNELTLFYNKARQSNITAEIAEISAGANALS from the coding sequence ATGGCCAAGACCAAAGAAATATCTCGGCGCATCAAATCCGTTTCCAATACCAAAAAAATCACCAAAGCAATGGAAATGGTGGCGGCGTCAAAAATGAGAAAAGCGGTGGAAGCCGTGCTTAAAACTCGCACTTATGCAAATTTAAGTTGGGAGATGGTTTTACGTTTGGCAAAAATTTCCGCAGGCAATAATGAAATCGGACATCCGCTTTTAACCAAAAAAAAGGAAATAAAAAAAGCCGCCTTGATTTTAATTTCTTCCAATCGCGGTTTATGCGGCGGATTTAACGCCGCGGTTATCAATAGAGCGAAAGAATCATTAAAAAAACATAATTTGGAAACTGATATTATTTTAGTCGGCAAAAAGGGGAGTATTATGGCTCAGCAAAAATATAATATTGCGGCAGAATTTCCCAAATCTGATTTGGTCTTATCAGCAGCCGAAACCAACCCTATTGCTCGGATGGCAATTAATGATTATTTATCGGGCAAATATGACAAAGTGATGCTTGTTTATACTGATTTTGTCAGCGGTGTAAAACAAATTCCTCGAGTCAAACAGCTTTTGCCGATAAATATTGAATTTCAAGATCAATATTTGGGCATGGCTGAAAAAGAAGAAAAAGAAAAAAAACATTTTCAATCTGAAGAATTTACATATGAATATACTTTTGAGCCGACTCCGACAGAAGTTTTGGATCGGATTGTGCCTCGCTTGATTGAAGTTCAATTATATCAGGCCTTGTTGGAATCAAATGCTTCGGAACACAGCGCTCGAATGGCCGCCATGCATCAAGCAACCGAATCAGCGTCTGATATGGTTAACGAATTGACTTTGTTCTACAACAAGGCGCGTCAATCAAATATTACGGCTGAAATTGCCGAAATCAGCGCCGGAGCAAATGCCCTGTCCTAA
- a CDS encoding phosphoglycerate mutase family protein codes for MSEENILKQKWPNRLVIVRHGLSVYNEERELINRGVLKTYTNKVKSVRNADVHLSKIGKKQAFKTGLGLKKDYKSFDLIFASPFKRAQDTAKIIARNFSKTRFVIEERVREKEFGIADGLTAEEIKKIFPYEYERKEKEKKYYYRPIGGESYPDVNLRVWSFLTSIVREYSGKDIMVVCHSAVMLSFRKLMEKFTEAELLKIDREDDIKNCAIIAYQFNPNLKPKPKMALKVYNKIYW; via the coding sequence ATGTCTGAAGAAAACATCTTAAAACAAAAATGGCCGAACAGATTGGTAATTGTGCGTCACGGCCTGTCTGTTTACAACGAAGAAAGAGAATTAATCAACCGGGGCGTTTTGAAAACTTATACCAATAAGGTGAAAAGTGTTCGCAACGCCGATGTGCATTTGTCTAAAATCGGGAAAAAACAAGCTTTCAAAACAGGACTGGGATTAAAAAAAGATTATAAAAGTTTTGATTTAATTTTTGCTTCACCTTTTAAAAGAGCTCAAGATACGGCTAAAATTATTGCCCGTAATTTTTCAAAAACCAGATTTGTCATTGAAGAACGAGTCAGGGAAAAAGAATTCGGTATTGCCGACGGTTTAACCGCTGAAGAAATAAAAAAAATATTTCCGTACGAATATGAACGCAAGGAAAAAGAAAAAAAATATTATTATCGGCCAATCGGCGGCGAATCTTATCCGGATGTTAATTTGCGAGTCTGGTCATTTTTAACATCAATAGTGAGAGAATATTCAGGAAAAGATATTATGGTGGTTTGCCATTCCGCAGTTATGCTGTCATTTAGAAAATTGATGGAAAAATTCACTGAAGCGGAATTATTAAAAATAGACCGGGAAGACGATATTAAAAATTGCGCCATAATTGCTTATCAATTTAATCCGAATTTAAAGCCAAAACCAAAAATGGCGCTCAAAGTATATAATAAAATTTACTGGTAA